The Naumovozyma dairenensis CBS 421 chromosome 11, complete genome genome includes a window with the following:
- the TMA23 gene encoding Tma23p (similar to Saccharomyces cerevisiae TMA23 (YMR269W); ancestral locus Anc_8.823), which yields MNGKDYLKSYGWIEGEALRKGGLKKPILVKYKKDTKGLGCAPGNDDSEAWWERLFDGHLKNLDVSNGGKKEGITFNQKEKVVATAISKQSSPLYRRFVRGVGLKGTIDNDLGEEATQMIVSDMSSSKKKSDKKRKRDDDDYDDKLAKRTKKIKKSKKKDKKKDKQKAKKEKRAKKDKKEKKHEKKKNKKGKKEKKRSKKDEKLLIN from the coding sequence ATGAATGGGAAggattatttaaaatctTACGGATGGATAGAAGGTGAAGCTCTTAGGAAAGGTGGTTTAAAGAAACCGATACTGGTGAAATATAAGAAAGATACAAAGGGTCTTGGTTGTGCACCTGGTAACGATGACAGTGAAGCATGGTGGGAACGATTGTTTGATGGacatttaaaaaatttagaCGTGTCTAATGGTGGTAAGAAGGAAGGTATTACATTTAACCAGAAAGAGAAAGTTGTTGCGACAGCTATCTCTAAGCAATCATCACCATTATATAGAAGGTTTGTTAGAGGAGTTGGATTGAAAGGTACCATTGATAATGATCTTGGTGAAGAAGCAACGCAAATGATAGTTTCAGATATGTCCTCTTCTAAGAAGAAAAGTGATAAAAAGAGGAAAAGAGATGACgatgattatgatgataaattggCAAAACGAActaagaaaataaaaaagagTAAGAAGAAAGACAAGAAAAAGGATAAACAGAAGGCtaagaaggaaaagagaGCTAAAAAGGataagaaggaaaagaagcacgaaaaaaagaagaataaaaagggaaaaaaggaaaagaagcGCTCGAAGAAAGAcgaaaaattattgattaattaa
- the SCS7 gene encoding fatty acid alpha-hydroxylase (similar to Saccharomyces cerevisiae SCS7 (YMR272C); ancestral locus Anc_8.829), producing the protein MSINTSKTLELFSKDKVAAHNTSDDCWITFQDRKIYDVTKFLNDNPNDANKDLLLEFAGKDITDELKDKIDSIKNPSFPILQTDQYLIGYLATDHEEKTLLTNKDHKVEVQLNEATNGFDSTTFVKDLPTEDKLSIATDTKKDLEKHKFLDLDKPLLKQILFGNFTKDFYLDQIHRPRHYGDKSAPLFGNILEPLTKTSWYLVPIFWLPVVFYHIAVALTNMNPIFAIVLFAIGIYVWTLIEYCMHRFLFHFDERLPEHNIFYVIHFLLHGCHHYLPMDKYRLVVPPTLFIFLCFPFYKVVFKLLPLYWAYAGFAGGLFGYVCYDLCHYFLHHSKMPPPLRKLKKYHLEHHYKNYQLGYGVTSWYWDKIFGTYLSPDSPMSKMKYE; encoded by the coding sequence ATGTCGATTAATACCTCCAAGACTTTGGAATTGTTCTCCAAAGATAAAGTCGCCGCTCATAACACCTCCGATGATTGTTGGATCACTTTCCAAGACAGAAAGATTTATGACGTCACCAAGTTCCTAAATGATAATCCAAATGATGCCAATAAggatttattattggaatTTGCCGGTAAGGATATTACTGACGAATTGAAGGATAAAATTGATAGCATCAAAAACCCTTCTTTCCCAATTTTACAAACTGACCAATATTTAATTGGTTATTTAGCTACAGATCACGAAGAAAAAACGTTACTGACTAACAAGGATCATAAAGTTGAAGTTCAATTAAATGAGGCAACCAATGGCTTCGATTCGACTACTTTTGTCAAAGATTTACCCACCGAGGACAAATTGAGTATTGCTACTGATACTAAGAAGGATTTAGAAAAACATAAATTTTTAGATTTGGATAAACCATTGTTGAAACAAATCttatttggaaatttcaCAAAAGATTTTTATTTAGATCAAATTCATAGACCAAGACATTATGGTGATAAATCTGCCCCACTTTTTGGTAATATTTTAGAACCATTAACCAAGACTTCCTGGTATCTAGTCCCAATCTTTTGGTTACCAGTAGTATTCTACCATATTGCAGTCGCACTAACTAACATGAATCCAATATTTGCCATTGTATTGTTTGCTATTGGTATTTATGTATGGACCCTCATTGAATATTGTATGCATAGATTCCTTTTCCATTTCGATGAAAGATTACCTGAACATAACATATTCTACGTCATACATTTCTTATTACATGGTtgtcatcattatttgccAATGGATAAATATAGATTAGTCGTACCACCAAcattgtttattttcttatGTTTCCCATTCTATAAAGtcgttttcaaattattaccacTTTATTGGGCATATGCTGGGTTTGCTGGTGGATTGTTTGGTTACGTTTGTTATGATTTATGTCATTATTTCTTACATCATAGTAAGATGCCTCCTCCTTtaaggaaattgaaaaaatatcatttggAACATCATTATAAAAATTACCAATTAGGTTACGGTGTCACTTCTTGGTATTGGGATAAAATCTTCGGAACTTATTTAAGTCCTGATTCTCCAATGtcgaaaatgaaatatgaATGA
- the RRN9 gene encoding Rrn9p (similar to Saccharomyces cerevisiae RRN9 (YMR270C); ancestral locus Anc_8.825), which yields MTESQSPDIGNEPSTQSQGSLRTIMQSKKIAQEERELILTANDLLDSLEHSHRTDLTLHLYSSFLLKRLLTKANQKKYPYETEQFIKTQIKDNWVSWPNANTVIDPQSDKLYEDGIEEHTNLQPGEVSHQALLHSSNALKSELNATWEQCLSKSAKVSGAILDVDKLNIPNHISNRIIDKLDDLFMNLHDNVAIKNKLQVKPNKHSENHEILISQTESLRKKPVKANTRIRLDYLDVISTASSMGEDMKDIYMKSLKLYNDIPNSFDKSKFKIPKHVLKKYKLKKNSASDDSNVKKILKKSNRNFVTIKKLLKDKRLNATDKLKFKVENDQYLEQMDNLKTFLQIQRNQSKAEGDTYDVEDCLVRLRR from the coding sequence ATGACTGAATCACAATCTCCAGATATTGGAAATGAACCTTCAACACAGTCACAAGGTAGTTTGCGCACTATAATGCAATCAAAAAAGATAGCCCAAGAGGAGAGAGAATTGATTCTTACCGCAAACGATTTACTTGATTCTTTAGAGCATTCACATAGAACTGACCTAACTCTACATCTTTATTCATCTTTCCTTCTGAAACGGTTACTAACTAAAGCAAACCAAAAGAAATATCCGTATGAGACGGAGCAATTCATAAAGACTCAAATCAAAGATAATTGGGTTAGTTGGCCCAACGCAAATACTGTGATTGATCCACAATCAgataaattatatgaagATGGTATAGAAGAACACACAAATTTACAACCTGGAGAAGTTTCTCATCAAGCTTTGTTGCATTCCTCGAATGCATTGAAGTCTGAATTGAATGCAACTTGGGAACAATGCTTGAGCAAATCTGCGAAAGTATCAGGCGCCATTTTGGATGTcgataaattgaatatacCTAATCACATTTCTAATAGGATTATAGATAAATTGgatgatttatttatgAATTTGCACGATAATGTTgcaattaaaaataaattacaagTGAAACCAAATAAACATTCGGAAAATCATGAAATACTAATATCGCAGACTGAATCACTAAGGAAAAAACCGGTGAAAGCCAATACCAGGATAAGGTTAGATTATCTTGATGTAATTTCTACTGCGTCTTCCATGGGAGAAGATATGAAAGATATTTACatgaaatctttgaaattgtATAATGATATTCCAAATTCCTTTGataaatccaaatttaaaatacCAAAACATGtcttaaagaaatataagctgaagaagaattctGCATCAGACGACTCTAAtgttaaaaaaatactgaAAAAATCTAACAGAAATTTTGTAActattaagaaattattgaaagataaaaGACTGAATGCCAcagataaattaaaattcaaAGTAGAAAACGACCAATACCTAGAGCAAATGGACAACTTGAAAACTTTTTTACAAATCCAAAGAAATCAATCTAAAGCTGAGGGTGATACCTACGACGTAGAAGATTGCCTGGTTCGCTTAAGACGCTAG
- the RCE1 gene encoding CAAX prenyl protease (similar to Saccharomyces cerevisiae RCE1 (YMR274C); ancestral locus Anc_8.832) encodes MLPLPALTILLYISISYVSVLYISSKNASSNYPTLDRDDPRVITRRMNGLLKLTCFNILFIPYIQTFLYKDDTLSFMQAFIQLGLIPGFFRDQHFDLPTYYLDINMGIWIILILYVGPIIDLLLYYIIRGEKKLIFSDFKNEFNNIYSLRNYIFAPITEEIFYTSMLLNCYLNLCPIEMLSMRKLLWEPSLFFGIAHVHHMYEAFKIGDQNIITILINTMIQFSYTTLFGAFTNFVFLRTGGNLWACIFVHGLCNIMGFPGGSRVTLQLTINSDSDSDNDSHDEDKEGDDNAY; translated from the coding sequence ATGCTACCCCTACCGGCATTgacaatattattatatatttccatttcatATGTTTCAGTTCTTTATATATCATCTAAGAATGCCTCTTCAAATTATCCCACATTAGATCGAGACGATCCTCGAGTCATTACAAGAAGAATGAACGGATTACTAAAATTAACATGcttcaatatattattcatCCCATACATACAAACGTTTCTCTATAAAGATGATACCCTGTCATTTATGCAAGCGTTCATTCAATTGGGTTTGATACCGGGGTTTTTCAGAGATCAACATTTTGATTTACCAACGTATTATCTTGATATCAACATGGGGATATGGATcattttaattctttatgTGGGTCCTATAATTgacttattattatattatatcataagaggagaaaagaaattaattttcagtgattttaaaaatgaattcaataatatttacaGTTTAAggaattatatttttgcTCCTATCACTGAGGAAATCTTTTATACTTCCATGCTATTAAATtgttatttgaatttatgCCCCATAGAGATGTTGTCTATGAGGAAATTATTATGGGAGCCGTCATTATTTTTCGGAATCGCACATGTACACCATATGTATGAAGCTTTTAAGATAGGagatcaaaatattatcactATTCTCATCAATACTATGATTCAGTTCAGTTATACCACATTATTTGGAGCATTCAccaattttgttttcttaaGAACGGGTGGTAATCTTTGGGCATGCATTTTTGTACATGGATTGTGTAATATAATGGGGTTCCCTGGTGGCTCAAGAGTAACTTTACAACTTACCATCAATAGTGATAGCGATAGTGATAACGATAGCCATGACGAGGATAAAGAAGGTGATGATAATGCTTactaa
- the URA10 gene encoding orotate phosphoribosyltransferase URA10 (similar to Saccharomyces cerevisiae URA5 (YML106W) and URA10 (YMR271C); ancestral locus Anc_8.827), with translation MSSIIPLKDYQKCFIALALESQALKFGSFTLKSGRVSPYFFNLGFFNTGKLLSNLATSYANAIIQSGLKFDVIFGPAYKGIPLASIVCVKLAELGGIKYQNVQYAFNRKEAKDHGEGGNIVGASLKHKPVLIIDDVMTAGTAINEAFEIIAKANGVVVATIIALDRQEVITKDDSNTDSDKQRLSATEAVSAKYGIPVLSIVSLSNIIDYLDGKISDEEKKKIIEYRQIYGV, from the coding sequence ATGTCTTCAATCATACCACTAAAAGATTACCAGAAATGTTTCATAGCTTTAGCCTTAGAATCTCAGGCATTGAAATTTGGATCCTTTACATTGAAATCAGGTAGAGTGTCaccatattttttcaacCTAGGATTTTTCAATACAGGGAAATTACTGTCCAATTTAGCTACCTCCTACGCAAATGCAATCATTCAATCTGGTTTAAAATTCGATGTGATATTTGGTCCTGCATATAAGGGGATTCCATTAGCCTCCATTGTTTGTGTTAAATTGGCTGAACTTGGCGGAATCAAATATCAAAACGTTCAATACGCATTTAATAGAAAGGAAGCTAAGGATCATGGTGAAGGTGGCAACATTGTGGGTGCCTCATTGAAACACAAACCTGTTTTGATTATTGATGACGTTATGACTGCAGGTACTGCCATCAATGAAGCATTTGAAATCATTGCAAAAGCTAATGGAGTTGTCGTCGCAACAATAATTGCTTTAGATAGACAAGAAGTTATTACTAAAGACGACAGTAATACCGATAGTGATAAACAACGGTTGAGTGCTACTGAAGCTGTAAGTGCAAAATACGGTATTCCTGTTTTAAGCATTGTTTCTTTGAGTAATATCATTGATTATTTAGATGGGAAGATCagtgatgaagaaaagaagaaaatcattgaatatCGTCAAATCTACGGTGTATAA
- the PRP24 gene encoding U6 snRNP complex subunit PRP24 (similar to Saccharomyces cerevisiae PRP24 (YMR268C); ancestral locus Anc_8.822), producing MSNPRKRSVEEEENSIPQGISKPKKQNDTETKNRELTTVLVKNLPKSANQTKMHKFFQDCGIINHIDIVDSNDKKSRLARLEFSTFLEASSALTKTFKKVGPNNIIEVTSLHGCTIWMTNFPPSFEAKNIRQLIQDETGMIVVSIRLPSLKYNSNRRFAYIDLCSKEDAQSVIQNLNNMDLNGYKLVVKISNPSDRSKRTDLSTIERREIIIRNLNPMTLTEEKLRNHFGECGEIERITIPHRQRENVESFHNGCAFIVFSTATQANNALELNKSEFLGREISVGLADKKPYLERKEVKRLLHSKNTKELARIISLYPLSDRVTKSNIKSFLHETFPNRSVGDEMEDIYLVSDKNGAFIILKDEKLAGIYLMGLNMKMFHNKVIHCGTVNDLKGNANGIHLDKKQNNNNNNKINTIEKKPSKDILKAPAGLEKEQSQKKLSNDDFRRMFLGK from the coding sequence ATGTCTAATCCAAGGAAAAGGTCTgtagaagaagaggagAATTCAATCCCACAAGGCATATCAAAACccaaaaaacaaaatgaCACCGAGACTAAGAATAGAGAATTAACTACTGTCCTAGTGAAAAATCTTCCCAAAAGCGCAAATCAAACGAAAATGcataaatttttccaaGATTGTGGTATTATCAACCACATTGACATTGTGGATTCTAATGATAAGAAAAGTAGATTAGCTCGACTAGAATTCTCAACTTTCTTGGAAGCATCAAGTGCATTGACTAAAACTTTTAAGAAAGTTGGTcctaataatatcattgaaGTCACTTCGCTACATGGTTGTACTATTTGGATGACTAATTTCCCACCTTCATTTGAGGCAAAAAATATACGACAATTGATTCAGGATGAAACTGGAATGATTGTTGTAAGTATCAGATTACCATCTCTTAAGTATAATTCTAATAGAAGGTTTGCTTATATAGATTTATGTTCTAAAGAAGATGCTCAATCAGTGATACAGAACTTAAATAATATGGATCTTAATGGTTATAAACTCGTAGTGAAAATATCTAATCCATCAGATAGATCCAAAAGAACGGATTTGTCTACGATAGAAAGACgtgaaataataatacgaAATTTAAATCCTATGACTTTAACTGAAGAGAAATTAAGGAATCATTTTGGAGAATGCGGAGAAATTGAGAGAATAACGATTCCGCATAGGCAACGGGAGAATGTTGAGAGTTTCCATAACGGATGTGCTTTTATTGTTTTCAGTACTGCAACACAAGCAAATAATGCCTTGGAATTGAACAAATCAGAATTTCTGGGCCGTGAAATATCTGTGGGATTAGCAGATAAAAAGCCATATttggaaagaaaagaagttAAACGTTTGTTACATTCTAAAAACACAAAAGAACTGGCAAGAATAATTTCTCTATATCCACTTTCTGATCGTGTCACTAAATCTAACATAAAATCGTTCTTACATGAAACTTTCCCTAATCGTTCAGTAGGAGATGAAATGGAAGATATATACCTTGTTTCAGATAAAAATGGAGCCttcataattttgaaagatgaaaaattagctggtatatatttaatggGGCTCAATATGAAGATGTTCCACAATAAAGTTATACATTGTGGAACAGTAAATGACCTAAAAGGGAATGCGAATGGAATCCATCTTGATAAGAAacagaataataataataataataaaataaataccATTGAAAAGAAGCCTAgtaaagatattttgaaagcTCCTGCCGGTTTGGAAAAGGAACAAAGCCAGAAAAAGTTATCTAACGATGATTTCCGTAGGATGTTCCTGGGTAAATAG